The DNA window GGTGAAGGCGATCACGAAGGAAGGCCGCTCGCCCTCGACCTCCTTCACGGACAGGTCACCGGGCACGTGGCCGCCAGAGAGGCGAAAGAAGGTCTGAAGGGCCTCCTCGAGCCAGGGGGCGGCGTCATCGGGAAGCGACGACCCGCGCTCTTCCCTCAGGCGGATGAGAAAACCGGTGAGCCGGGAGAAGAACAGCTGGAAGGCAAGGGGTTCCCCCGATACGGTCCGGGCCGCGGGCAGGAAGGCGATATCCTTCATGGCGACCCCGGCGACGGGGCAAAGGCCAATCTCCCCGAACTGCCTCAGGCGGTCGACGGAAAAGACGGCCTCCGTTGATGCCGGCACACCTTCCCGCGCGGGATGAAGGGCAAGACCTTCAAGGCGTGCGGCATCGCTGTCGGTCAAGCGTGTCGGCCAGCCAATGCGTCCGGCGCTCTCAGCCGCGAGGGTGCCGACGGCCCAGACGGGGCTTATCCACAGGGGCGCCGCCTCCTCGAAGAGGACATCCCGGGCTGCGGACTCCCCGGCATAGCGGGGTCTCGCGAGAAAGCCGTTGCAGGCCGCC is part of the Syntrophorhabdus sp. genome and encodes:
- a CDS encoding type VI secretion system contractile sheath large subunit, producing the protein EWNEIDRLAYLAHHIEDNPVYAKWNRLRSLPEANWLVAACNGFLARPRYAGESAARDVLFEEAAPLWISPVWAVGTLAAESAGRIGWPTRLTDSDAARLEGLALHPAREGVPASTEAVFSVDRLRQFGEIGLCPVAGVAMKDIAFLPAARTVSGEPLAFQLFFSRLTGFLIRLREERGSSLPDDAAPWLEEALQTFFRLSGGHVPGDLSVKEVEGERPSFVIAFTPPAAVIPGGRGIAFTFAW